From the Candidatus Desulfatibia profunda genome, the window TGATGTCGACGATTTTTATGCACCGCGCGTCCACCCTGCTGATATCGAAGCTTCCGTTTGTTTCCATCAGAACCTGGTAACCATCTTCAAGGAGCCTTTGGATTAATAGGGGGGTATCCGGTTGGAACAACGGTTCGCCGCCTGTGATTTCAACCAGCGGGCACCGGTAACCGGAAACTCGATCAAGGATTTGCCTGATTTCCAACTGGGTGCCTTCTTCATAGGCATAACGGGTATCACAGTAGGAACATCTTAAATTGCAGCCGGTAAGCCTGACGAAGATGCAAGGTCTGCCGCTATATATAGATTCCCCCTGAATACTGTAAAATATTTCATTGACTAAAAGGGTCATGGTTGGCGGTATCAGTTTGTTTGTATTTGGTTAACAGGTTCAACGTGGATATTTATATCAATCGATTATATATTAGTAAACAATTAACCCCAATATTTTCCTGTAATTTAACAGCAAAAAATGATTTAAGTCCCGCTTTAAGCGAGACGTTTTATAAA encodes:
- a CDS encoding radical SAM protein, whose translation is MTLLVNEIFYSIQGESIYSGRPCIFVRLTGCNLRCSYCDTRYAYEEGTQLEIRQILDRVSGYRCPLVEITGGEPLFQPDTPLLIQRLLEDGYQVLMETNGSFDISRVDARCIKIVDIKCPSSGENDKNDLENLKRLDLKDQVKFAIGNRDDYEYAKEILILIPLEFPGDQILFSPVYEKMVPAKLAGWILADRLNVRFHLQLHKIIWPEAYRGV